The following nucleotide sequence is from bacterium.
TCCGCGCCGGAGACGCGCAGTCTGCCTGCGGTGAATGCGGATGTTCTGCTGGCGGAAGATGAGCAGGAGAGCAAGGATGTTCCGTTGCGGTTCGGCTATCCGCACGATGTGAGCTTCAATTTGAGCAACAGCGGCACGTGGAGAGACGAAGGAAGGGCGGGTTTGGCGACTGAGACTTGAGTCGCGCGGCGCCTATTCGGTCAATCTGGTGTTCGACCGGTTTGACCTGCCGACGGGTGGACAGTTTTTTGTTTACAGCGATAATTACGACTACGTCATCGGCGCGTTCACAGAGGCAAATGAATTTCCGGGCGGCGAGTTTTCGACGCAGCCGGTTCCGGGAGACGCGGTGACACTTGAGTATTACGAGCCAGCGGAAGCGCGGGGACAGAGCGAGATTTCGCTGATGCGCGTCGTTCATGCCTATCGTAATCTGTTCGGCCGTGAAAATAATCCGTTGGACGATTTCGGTGACAGCGGGACCTGCAACAACAACGTGAATTGTCCGGAGGGCGCGGCGTGGCAGGAGCAGAAGCGCGGCGTGGTGATGCTGTTGACGAGCGGCGGTTTCCGGTATTGCTCCGGCTCGCTGATAAACAATACGAACAACGACGGCACGCCGTTTGTATTGACGGCGGATCACTGTGATCCGACGACGACGTCGGTATTCATGTTCAACTATGAAAGTCCGGGCTGTCCGAACGTGAACGGTCCGACGAATCAAACGGTCGCGGGCTGTCAGCTACTCTTCAACAGCAGCGCATCGGATGTTCAGCTTGTCCGGTTGAACAGCAACGTTCCGCTCAACTATAATCCGTATTTCAGCGGGTGGAACGCGAACGACGCGGCGGCGACAAACTCCGTTTGTATTCACCACCCGAGCGGCGACATCAAGAAGATAACGTTTGACAATCAGGCTCCGGTGTCGAGCACATGGTCGGGCACACCGGCCAATTCACATTGGCGGATATTGAACTGGGAAGACGGCACGACGGAGCCGGGCTCCTCGGGTTCGCCGCTTTTTGATCAGAATCACCGGATCACCGGGCAATTGCACGGCGGGACGGCGAGCTGCACGAACAACATAGACGATTATTACGGCAAGTTTTCGCTGTCGAT
It contains:
- a CDS encoding carboxypeptidase regulatory-like domain-containing protein gives rise to the protein MFDRFDLPTGGQFFVYSDNYDYVIGAFTEANEFPGGEFSTQPVPGDAVTLEYYEPAEARGQSEISLMRVVHAYRNLFGRENNPLDDFGDSGTCNNNVNCPEGAAWQEQKRGVVMLLTSGGFRYCSGSLINNTNNDGTPFVLTADHCDPTTTSVFMFNYESPGCPNVNGPTNQTVAGCQLLFNSSASDVQLVRLNSNVPLNYNPYFSGWNANDAAATNSVCIHHPSGDIKKITFDNQAPVSSTWSGTPANSHWRILNWEDGTTEPGSSGSPLFDQNHRITGQLHGGTASCTNNIDDYYGKFSLSMTNGLRAHLDPGNSGVMTLDGFDPQAGGFVTGTVRNATTLLPISGATVQVVGGVNSATTNASGVYFMPLPDGATYDLAFSAYAYVSDTVTGITIVEGDTVIADMNLTALPIITVLEEDFETGAPGWTHNTPGGTWVDDWHISTERSRSTSHSYKCGSTTTGTYRAFNDARLLSPVMNNLPADAVLSFWMQLEGEVSGVYPDSAYDGGILEISVNGGAFTQITPQGGYPNTFRYTVGGGAPAQGPMLGLPCWATTLTTWTQMTADLSAYAGSNVQLRFRFGSDNSVQREGWYVDDV